One part of the Glycine soja cultivar W05 chromosome 11, ASM419377v2, whole genome shotgun sequence genome encodes these proteins:
- the LOC114374098 gene encoding WUSCHEL-related homeobox 2: MESGNNTNHELEMEMESGGSNGNEGVAASSRWNPTKEQISMLENLYKQGIKTPSAEEIQQITARLRAYGHIEGKNVFYWFQNHKARQRQKQKQETFAYFNRFLHTPQPFFSPPICPNAMCAPYYIPQGQGEIGFYPPHQKVFVPVGFRRSPSEKVVPTGMISSNGPLVYDGMHQMQQRISDCSNSHFSHQETLDLFPLHPTGILEGKTTTTTGQVSSLASVVSADSSTDTPSADDINEDDHASPLNQPFFDFFTTSGQGSY, translated from the exons ATGGAGAGTGGGAATAATACTAATCATGAGTTGGAGATGGAAATGGAGAGTGGAGGGAGTAATGGTAATGAGGGGGTTGCAGCGAGTTCGCGGTGGAACCCTACAAAAGAGCAAATAAGCATGCTAGAGAATTTGTATAAGCAGGGAATAAAGACTCCGAGTGCTGAGGAGATACAGCAGATAACTGCTAGGCTTAGGGCGTATGGTCACATCGAAGGAAAGAATGTCTTCTACTGGTTTCAGAACCACAAAGCCAGACAGAGACAGAAGCAGAAGCAAGAAACCTTTGCTTACTTCAATCGCTTTCTTCATACGCCTCAGCCTTTTTTTTCTCCGCCAATTTGCCCAAATG CCATGTGTGCCCCATATTACATACCTCAGGGACAGGGTGAAATTGGGTTTTATCCCCCACACCAAAAGGTATTTGTACCCGTAGGTTTTAGGAGGAGCCCCTCTGAGAAAGTTGTGCCCACAGGCATGATAAGTAGTAATGGCCCTCTGGTATACGACGGCATGCATCAAATGCAACAGAGAATCTCGGATTGCAGCAACTCTCACTTCAGTCACCAAGAAACGTTGGATCTTTTCCCTCTGCACCCAACCGGCATTTTGGAAgggaaaacaacaacaacaacaggcCAGGTGTCTTCTCTGGCTTCAGTAGTTTCTGCTGATAGTTCCACTGATACACCTTCTGCTGATGACATCAATGAAGATGATCATGCTTCCCCACTGAACCAAcccttctttgatttttttactaCTTCTGGACAAGGTTCTTATTAA